A region from the Desulfoglaeba alkanexedens ALDC genome encodes:
- the holA gene encoding DNA polymerase III subunit delta, with protein MPVYLFKSDSDFLVDEAWRRLVRSVVPEGARRFNGERLDASQVSAAQVVERLRTLAMFGSKRLVMVDRPDQWNKAQQEAVAAYTSRPNPRACLVLAVPLKKTPKILETAVGAAGLVVEFSAPGEKQAPRWIQQRAQALGKVLTAPAAELLVQKVGPDLPALQAELEKLALYAGERTEIDAEDVDRVVGQNRSVTVFEMVRAAGSRKPREALLALHRLLEEGEPPLAVLAILAREVRILWGIKDGLGLGLAPQEIAQRLQVPLFVVSRQQRSSESFSDDELADVHRRLQDLDYALKSSQVDPVKALESIVYRLSTKKGP; from the coding sequence GTGCCGGTGTATTTGTTCAAGAGTGATTCCGATTTTCTCGTTGACGAGGCGTGGCGGCGGCTTGTCCGTTCGGTTGTCCCCGAGGGGGCACGGCGTTTTAACGGTGAAAGGCTGGATGCTTCTCAGGTTTCAGCGGCCCAGGTGGTGGAAAGGCTCCGCACGCTCGCCATGTTCGGGTCGAAACGCCTGGTGATGGTCGACCGCCCGGATCAGTGGAACAAGGCGCAGCAGGAGGCCGTCGCCGCCTACACGTCCCGCCCGAACCCCCGGGCGTGCCTGGTCTTGGCTGTTCCCCTGAAAAAGACCCCCAAGATACTGGAGACGGCCGTGGGTGCCGCCGGCCTGGTGGTGGAATTTTCGGCGCCCGGCGAAAAGCAGGCGCCGCGATGGATTCAGCAGCGCGCGCAGGCGTTGGGGAAGGTACTGACCGCTCCAGCGGCGGAACTTCTGGTTCAGAAGGTGGGTCCCGATCTTCCGGCATTGCAGGCGGAGCTGGAAAAGTTGGCGCTTTACGCGGGTGAGAGAACCGAGATCGATGCTGAGGACGTGGACCGTGTGGTGGGGCAGAACCGGTCGGTTACGGTCTTTGAAATGGTTCGCGCGGCTGGTTCTCGAAAACCGCGGGAGGCGCTTCTGGCGCTTCACCGGCTGCTGGAGGAAGGAGAGCCTCCGCTGGCCGTTCTGGCTATACTGGCCCGGGAAGTACGCATCCTGTGGGGGATCAAGGACGGGTTGGGGCTGGGCCTGGCCCCTCAGGAAATCGCCCAGCGGCTCCAGGTGCCTCTCTTCGTGGTGTCCCGGCAGCAGCGTTCCTCGGAGTCTTTCAGCGACGACGAGCTGGCCGACGTCCACCGCAGGCTTCAGGATCTGGACTACGCATTGAAAAGCTCCCAGGTCGATCCAGTAAAGGCCCTGGAATCCATTGTTTACCGTCTATCCACGAAAAAGGGCCCGTGA
- the greA gene encoding transcription elongation factor GreA produces the protein MQRVPITREGYERLLQELQRLQKEERPAVIQAIEEARGHGDLSENAEYEAAKEKQALIEGRIKDLQERLANSEIIQPDGDGDGRVMFGRTVVLEDLDSGETLSYRLVGPYEADIQSGTLSVSSPIGKALISKEVGDEVKVKTPRGLRTLEILEVRP, from the coding sequence ATGCAAAGGGTCCCCATAACCCGCGAAGGCTACGAACGCCTTCTGCAAGAGCTGCAACGGCTTCAAAAGGAAGAACGGCCGGCCGTGATCCAGGCCATCGAAGAAGCCCGAGGCCACGGAGATCTTTCCGAAAATGCGGAATACGAGGCCGCCAAAGAGAAACAGGCCCTGATCGAAGGCCGCATCAAGGATCTACAGGAGCGACTGGCCAATTCCGAAATCATCCAACCCGACGGGGACGGCGACGGCAGGGTCATGTTCGGCCGAACCGTGGTCCTCGAAGACCTCGATTCCGGCGAAACCCTTTCGTATCGGCTGGTCGGTCCCTACGAAGCGGACATCCAGTCCGGCACCCTGTCGGTTTCGTCCCCCATCGGCAAGGCATTGATCAGCAAGGAAGTGGGCGATGAAGTCAAGGTGAAAACGCCGAGGGGGTTGCGCACCCTGGAGATCCTTGAGGTCCGGCCGTGA
- the rpsT gene encoding 30S ribosomal protein S20, whose protein sequence is MANHKSAVKRVRQSEERRQRNRARKSRMKTAIKALEEAIDARDRELAAEKLNETISIIAKTASKGVIHRNTASRKISRLTRRVNALKAAESA, encoded by the coding sequence TTGGCCAATCACAAGTCAGCCGTCAAGCGTGTGCGCCAGAGCGAAGAACGGCGTCAGCGCAATCGGGCGCGAAAGTCGCGGATGAAGACAGCCATCAAAGCCCTGGAAGAGGCCATCGACGCCAGGGACCGGGAGCTGGCCGCCGAGAAGTTGAACGAGACCATCTCCATCATTGCCAAGACGGCATCCAAGGGCGTCATTCACCGGAACACCGCATCACGCAAAATTTCACGGCTTACCCGCCGCGTGAATGCGCTGAAGGCGGCCGAATCGGCCTGA